In one window of Helianthus annuus cultivar XRQ/B chromosome 17, HanXRQr2.0-SUNRISE, whole genome shotgun sequence DNA:
- the LOC110921813 gene encoding protein P21: MTTSTLSTFLLFALLLLHSTSAAVFNIRNNCRYTVWAGAVPGGGRQLNPGQTWALTVAAGTKGARIWPRTGCTFDGSGRGRCQTGDCNGLLQCQNYGTPPNTLAEYALNQYQNLDFIDISLVDGFNVPMTFKASSGGCSRSIVCTADINGQCPSQLRAPGGCNNPCTVFKTEQYCCNNGPCGPTDFSRFFKQRCPDAYSYPQDDRTSLFTCPGGTNYEVIFCP; the protein is encoded by the coding sequence ATGACCACCTCCACCCTTTCCActttccttctctttgctctACTTCTTCTTCATTCCACCAGTGCAGCCGTTTTCAATATCCGAAACAACTGTCGATACACCGTTTGGGCTGGCGCGGTTCCTGGTGGAGGCCGGCAGCTTAACCCAGGCCAAACCTGGGCTTTAACCGTCGCAGCTGGCACAAAAGGAGCCCGTATATGGCCCCGAACCGGTTGCACCTTTGATGGCTCAGGGCGAGGCAGGTGTCAAACCGGTGATTGCAACGGTCTCCTCCAATGCCAAAATTATGGTACCCCACCTAACACATTGGCCGAGTACGCTTTGAACCAATATCAAAATCTTGATTTCATTGATATCTCTCTAGTGGACGGATTCAACGTGCCGATGACATTTAAAGCCAGTTCTGGGGGTTGCAGCCGTAGTATCGTATGTACTGCGGATATCAATGGTCAGTGTCCTAGCCAGTTACGGGCTCCGGGTGGGTGCAATAACCCTTGCACCGTGTTCAAAACTGAACAGTATTGTTGTAACAATGGACCTTGTGGACCAACTGATTTTTCAAGGTTTTTCAAACAGAGATGCCCTGATGCTTATAGTTATCCTCAGGATGATAGAACTAGTTTATTTACGTGCCCTGGTGGAACCAACTATGAAGTTATATTCTGCCCTTGA